Below is a window of Gimesia chilikensis DNA.
CACGCGACAGATCTGTTTACAGAATGGACCTGCGATTTCCTCAAACAACAGGCACAAACGGAGCAGCCCTTCTTTCTCTATCTGGCTTATAACGCCCCGCATACTCCCATCCAACCGCCGGCTGACTGGCTCGAGAAAGTCCAACAGCGCGAAGCTGGTATTGACCCAGCCCGGGCTAAGCTGGTGGCGCTGATCGAGCATCTGGATGCGGGTATCGGCGAGGTGGTGCAAACCCTGGATGAAACCGGATTAAGCGAGAATACCCTGGTCATCTTCAGTTCCGACAATGGTGGCCAGTTAAGTGTAGGAGCAAATAACGGCGATCTGCGTGATGGTAAACAGAGCATGTATGAAGGGGGGCTGAAAGTTCCCACGGGCGTTGTCTGGAAAGGTCACATCTCACCGAATACGGAATCCGATTTCATGGCGATGTCGATGGATCTGTTTCCCACCGTCTGTGAAGCCGCAGGCATCAAAGTCCCTGCAGGCCTGGACTCGGTCAGCATTCTGCCGACACTGGAAGGTAAGACACAGGCCCCATTGCGAAAGCACTGGTTCTTCCGTCGACGTGAAGGGGGCAACCGTTACGGTGGAAAAACCATCGAAGCCGTTCGCAGTGGTGACTGGAAACTGCTGCAGAACAGTCCCTTCGCTCCGCTGGAACTTTACAATCTGAAAGCAGATCCTCTGGAGAAAGAGAATCTGGCAGAAAAGAACCGCAAGAAGTTCAATGAGCTTTCCACACTCTTACGTGCAGAAATTCAGCGATACGGCAGTGTTCCCTGGCAGAAACCTCTCAAGTAAGTCGGACGATCTTATTTATAGACCGTCGCGCCACCCAGATTGGATTTGAGATCATCGATGGTCTGGGGCTTAATCACGGTTCCGTAGAGGAAGATTTTCTTCAACTTGGGAAAACGGGTGAGTTTGCTGACTTCAGCATCGCTCACGCGTGTGTAAGACAGTTCCAGTGATTTCAGACGGGGGAGATCCTGAATCAATACCAGCCCCTTGTCCGTGAGATTGGTGCCATGCAAGTTCAATGTTTCCAGGTAGGGCAGATCTGACAGTTTCTGCAAGTCGATATTTTTCAACTTGGCATTTGTCAGATCGATTTCCCGAACGGCAAAACCGGATTCGGGGATATCGGCGGCTGTCTCAATGGGGAGATCACTATGGACTGGTACCACTTTCCCTCCCAGTTTCAGTACAAATTCTGTGGCTGCTTTGCTGTTGGAATCGCTTTTATTTCCACAGCCGGTGACGAGCAGGATTGTCAGACTGAATGCCAGTCCCCACACTAATTTGCTCGTGAATGTTTCTTGTGACCATTTCATGGCGTATTTCCGTTTTCGGCTAAGATGTGGTTTCTGTCAAAAAATTCTAGAGAATTCTTTTCCGGCCCATCTATAATGTATCATAAGACCGTGCATCATAATCGGTTGTAACCGATCTGTGAAGCTGGTCAGAGAAAACTCTCGACATCCCCTGACTCGAAAAGTGACCTATCAGAATGACATCTTCTTCCCCTGAACTGCTGGCGGATGAGATCCACCCCGCCTCGTTGGATCAGGATCTCTTATTGAAAGATTGCCAGATTCAAAATGTGCGACGCTCCGGTCCGGGTGGCCAGCATCGCAACAAGGTTGAAACTGGAGTAGTAATCAAGCATGTGCCCACGGGCATCACCGCCGAAGCTTCAGAGAAGCGGCAACAGGGGCGGAACCGCTCGGTTGCCCTCTTTCGACTTCGCATCAATCTGGCGATTGATTGCCGGTTAAAGCACTTTGGAGAGGCTCCCTCCAAACTCTGGCAACGCCGGATTCTTAATGGGACTGTGAAAGTCAATTCCGAACATGATGAGTTCCCGGCTTTGCTGGCAGAGTCTCTCGATGTTTTGACGCACTTCCAGTTTGATCCCAGGGAAGCCAGTCAGTTTCTGGGGTGCACCTCTTCACAATTAATCAAGTTTCTAAAGAAGGAACCCCGGGCATTTGCCTGGTTGAATTCAAAACGTCAGGCTGCCGGAATGCATGCCTTAAAATAGAGACGCGACCATCGATACATTTTGAGAACGCTTAGAGTGCCCGGCTTCACTTGCATAGAACTTTGAATTCTGGCTGATAGAATGGAGACTGTTCCCGGATTCACCAGGACACGGCATCAAGACAAACCGACCCCCAGATAGCAACTGGCATTTTATGAAGCATTTTTTCCACCATGTATGGCAAAAACGGTCGCAAGTGGGGCCCTGGCTGTTTTTGATGCTACTCGCGGGCATCATCTTCAAATACACCTATGATGCTCCCCTGACCCTGGGGCAGTTCCACCATAATCTGCCTCTGCTGCTCCGCGTGGTCGCGGTAGCCCTCAGTCTGTGGAGCATCTACCAGATCCTGATGGTCTTTTTTCCAGGTCTGCAGAAATATCAGATCAAACGGATCGGACGCAACCGGGTCTCCCTGCCCCGGGACGGGATCGTCTATCTGTTGATGATGACCGTCCTGTTTGTGGGCTCCGTGCTCTCCCGGGAAAATATGCTGATGCTGGTCTTCGCCATGATGACCGGACCATTCGTCTTGAACGGCTGGATTACATACAGCATGCTCAAACAGATTCAGCTGAAACGCTTGATTCCCCAGCGAGTCATGGTTGGGGAAACTTTCACCGCCGAAATCATACTGGAAAACAATAAAAAAGTACTCGCTGCACATCTGATGGAAGTGACTGACGAAGTCATCAATGGAGATGATCAGTTAAGCCCGTCGGTTGTATTTCGCAGAGTCGGTCCTCGGCAGCAGGTATCTGCGCATTATTCTGCCAAACTCATGCGTCGGGGAGTCTATGAATTTGGTCCCCTGCAGGTATCCACGCGCTATCCCCTGGGACTCGTCAAGCGGGGGGCGGTTTTTTCCGAATTCAGTGAATTGATAGTTCATCCGCAGATTGGTCGTCTGAGTTCACAATGGGCGGACGATTTTTTCTCGATTGCGGAAGTCGCTCAGCAGAGCCGCAGTCGCAAAGGCGTGTTTGATGACGAATTCAATCATATCCGTGAATATCGAACCGGCGACAGCCAGCGTGCGATTCACTGGAGGAGTTCCGCACGCCTGGGTGAGTTGATGGTTCAGGAATACCACCAGAACCGCAATTACGACCTGATTATCGGCCTCGATCTATGGTTGCCCGCCTATCCGAGTG
It encodes the following:
- a CDS encoding sulfatase family protein, which produces MNVLNLLRYLLPLFLVLISGNHSLQAEKSQARPNVLVILVDDLGYGDLSSYGATDLKSPHIDALLKRGMKFNNFYANCPVCSPTRAALLTGRYQDMVGVPGVIRTHPQNSWGYLVPSAVTLADVFQEAGYHTGIVGKWHLGLETPNVPNQRGFDFFRGFLGDMMDDYYHHRRHDVNYMRFNDKQVDPEGHATDLFTEWTCDFLKQQAQTEQPFFLYLAYNAPHTPIQPPADWLEKVQQREAGIDPARAKLVALIEHLDAGIGEVVQTLDETGLSENTLVIFSSDNGGQLSVGANNGDLRDGKQSMYEGGLKVPTGVVWKGHISPNTESDFMAMSMDLFPTVCEAAGIKVPAGLDSVSILPTLEGKTQAPLRKHWFFRRREGGNRYGGKTIEAVRSGDWKLLQNSPFAPLELYNLKADPLEKENLAEKNRKKFNELSTLLRAEIQRYGSVPWQKPLK
- a CDS encoding leucine-rich repeat domain-containing protein, translated to MKWSQETFTSKLVWGLAFSLTILLVTGCGNKSDSNSKAATEFVLKLGGKVVPVHSDLPIETAADIPESGFAVREIDLTNAKLKNIDLQKLSDLPYLETLNLHGTNLTDKGLVLIQDLPRLKSLELSYTRVSDAEVSKLTRFPKLKKIFLYGTVIKPQTIDDLKSNLGGATVYK
- a CDS encoding peptide chain release factor family protein, giving the protein MTSSSPELLADEIHPASLDQDLLLKDCQIQNVRRSGPGGQHRNKVETGVVIKHVPTGITAEASEKRQQGRNRSVALFRLRINLAIDCRLKHFGEAPSKLWQRRILNGTVKVNSEHDEFPALLAESLDVLTHFQFDPREASQFLGCTSSQLIKFLKKEPRAFAWLNSKRQAAGMHALK
- a CDS encoding DUF58 domain-containing protein → MLLAGIIFKYTYDAPLTLGQFHHNLPLLLRVVAVALSLWSIYQILMVFFPGLQKYQIKRIGRNRVSLPRDGIVYLLMMTVLFVGSVLSRENMLMLVFAMMTGPFVLNGWITYSMLKQIQLKRLIPQRVMVGETFTAEIILENNKKVLAAHLMEVTDEVINGDDQLSPSVVFRRVGPRQQVSAHYSAKLMRRGVYEFGPLQVSTRYPLGLVKRGAVFSEFSELIVHPQIGRLSSQWADDFFSIAEVAQQSRSRKGVFDDEFNHIREYRTGDSQRAIHWRSSARLGELMVQEYHQNRNYDLIIGLDLWLPAYPSEQQSERMEWAISFIGTLCREHLRYSRDTKLTLVSQGKTLETLEVGIGSQGLEYLLDFLATVQPGKSTVKKEFPRLVAEASTPRSRTVLITTRSEQDVPKRERLQTCFEEPGNELSGQWRLLEADPEILSRWLILENS